In the genome of Nocardioides seonyuensis, one region contains:
- a CDS encoding YbdD/YjiX family protein, which translates to MTAREVVRTLRWYVRELTGEAKWDDYLTECAAFGEAPMSRREFERLRDHEREHQAGGRCC; encoded by the coding sequence ATGACCGCGCGGGAGGTGGTGCGCACGCTGCGCTGGTACGTCCGTGAGCTCACCGGCGAGGCCAAGTGGGACGACTACCTCACGGAGTGCGCAGCGTTCGGCGAGGCGCCGATGTCGCGGCGCGAGTTCGAGCGGCTGCGCGACCACGAGCGGGAGCACCAGGCGGGCGGCCGCTGCTGCTGA
- a CDS encoding ABC transporter ATP-binding protein: MSPLPPGAPSGAAPAVQVRDLHVRFGEVEAVSGVDLSAEAGRATALLGRNGAGKSTTMKVLAGVVPPTAGAVTVAGHDAATESLAVKRAVGYCPDVGGLVPRATPWEHLQLSARLRRLDDWEARGRDLLERFELGDVAHRVVGGFSHGMSRRLSVVLAALHEPAVLLLDEPFDGVDPLGVDATLEIVADARARGACVLLSTHLRDLALEACSTAIVLRGGNRVAAMAAADLTGEAYRALLD; the protein is encoded by the coding sequence GTGAGTCCCCTGCCCCCAGGCGCCCCCAGCGGTGCCGCTCCGGCCGTCCAGGTCCGCGACCTCCACGTCCGCTTCGGCGAGGTGGAGGCCGTCAGCGGTGTGGACCTCTCCGCCGAGGCCGGCCGGGCGACCGCGCTCCTGGGGCGCAACGGCGCGGGCAAGTCGACGACGATGAAGGTCCTCGCGGGTGTCGTACCCCCCACCGCCGGCGCGGTCACGGTGGCGGGCCACGACGCCGCGACCGAGTCGCTGGCCGTCAAGCGGGCGGTCGGCTACTGCCCCGACGTCGGCGGGCTGGTCCCGCGCGCGACGCCGTGGGAGCACCTGCAGCTCAGTGCCCGCCTCCGCAGGCTCGACGACTGGGAGGCGCGCGGGCGCGACCTCCTCGAGCGCTTCGAGCTCGGCGACGTCGCGCACCGGGTGGTGGGCGGCTTCAGCCACGGCATGAGCCGGCGCCTCAGCGTCGTGCTGGCGGCGCTGCACGAGCCGGCGGTGCTGCTCCTCGACGAGCCGTTCGACGGCGTCGACCCCCTGGGCGTCGACGCCACCCTCGAGATCGTCGCCGACGCGCGCGCCCGCGGTGCGTGCGTGCTGCTCTCCACCCACCTGCGCGACCTCGCCCTCGAGGCGTGCAGCACGGCGATCGTGCTGCGCGGCGGCAACCGGGTCGCTGCGATGGCGGCGGCCGACCTGACCGGCGAGGCCTACCGTGCCCTCCTCGACTGA
- a CDS encoding 3-hydroxyacyl-CoA dehydrogenase NAD-binding domain-containing protein has product MTEHQNTIRYERDADGIVVLTLDDPTASANTMTEAYGRSMAAAVERLEAEKAEITGVVITSAKKTFFAGGNLKDLQSYGPDEAGLVFEGAQAIKDQLRRIEKLGVPTVAAINGAALGGGLEIALAFNHRIAVDGRYEIGLPEVSLGLLPGGGGVTRVTRMLGVSSALMDVLLQGQRYKPAAAQAKGLVDELVATQDELLPAAKAWVVANKDNDEAKSQPWDRKGYKMPGGTPSHPSLAQMLPAFPAGLRKQLKGAHYPAPEAILAACVEGAQVDFDTASRIESRYLAKLATGQNAKNMIQAFFFDLQEINSGALRPEGVPTFKPSKVLVLGAGMMGAGIAYVCARAGMEVVLKDVSLEAAQRGKAYSKKINEKAVSRGKLTAEKSEELLGRILPTDNPADAKGCDLVIEAVFEDPALKAKVFAEIAEHINSDALLCSNTSTLPITELAQGVDRPADFIGLHFFSPVDKMPLVEIIAGKETSQTAIAQAIDIVQLIKKTPIVVNDSRGFYTSRVIGVQINEGLSMLGEGVNPVSLDRATTMAGYPVGPLQITDELNMELMVKIRKASQEAVEREGGTWTPSGAEAVIDKMIELGRSSKLKGAGFYEYDDAGKRQGLWAGLAEHFPVAEEQIPFADIADRQLVIEAIETVKCMDEGVLRSSAEANIGSIFGIGFPPPTGGAIQYINGFEGPAGRGPAGFVARARELAASYGERFEPPASLVAVAEAGGTYPA; this is encoded by the coding sequence ATGACCGAGCACCAGAACACGATCCGCTACGAGCGCGACGCCGACGGCATCGTCGTACTCACCCTGGACGACCCCACCGCCAGCGCCAACACCATGACCGAGGCCTACGGCCGCTCGATGGCCGCGGCGGTCGAGCGCCTGGAGGCGGAGAAGGCCGAGATCACCGGCGTCGTGATCACCTCCGCCAAGAAGACCTTCTTCGCCGGCGGCAACCTCAAGGACCTCCAGTCCTACGGGCCCGACGAGGCCGGGCTGGTCTTCGAGGGCGCGCAGGCGATCAAGGACCAGCTGCGCCGCATCGAGAAGCTCGGCGTGCCGACCGTCGCCGCCATCAACGGCGCGGCACTCGGCGGCGGCCTCGAGATCGCCCTGGCCTTCAACCACCGCATCGCCGTCGACGGCCGCTACGAGATCGGCCTCCCCGAGGTCAGCCTGGGCCTGCTCCCCGGTGGCGGCGGCGTCACCCGCGTCACCCGGATGCTCGGTGTCTCCTCGGCGCTGATGGACGTCCTGCTCCAGGGGCAGCGCTACAAGCCGGCCGCGGCCCAGGCCAAGGGCCTCGTCGACGAGCTGGTCGCCACCCAGGACGAGCTGCTGCCCGCGGCCAAGGCGTGGGTCGTGGCCAACAAGGACAACGACGAGGCGAAGTCGCAGCCGTGGGACCGGAAGGGCTACAAGATGCCCGGCGGCACCCCCTCCCACCCGTCGCTGGCGCAGATGCTGCCGGCGTTCCCGGCCGGCCTGCGCAAGCAGCTCAAGGGCGCCCACTACCCGGCGCCCGAGGCCATCCTCGCCGCCTGCGTCGAAGGCGCCCAGGTCGACTTCGACACCGCTTCGCGCATCGAGTCGCGCTACCTCGCAAAGCTGGCCACCGGCCAGAACGCCAAGAACATGATCCAGGCGTTCTTCTTCGACCTGCAGGAGATCAACTCCGGCGCGCTGCGCCCCGAGGGCGTCCCCACGTTCAAGCCGTCCAAGGTGCTCGTGCTCGGCGCCGGGATGATGGGCGCGGGCATCGCCTACGTCTGCGCCCGCGCCGGCATGGAGGTCGTCCTCAAGGACGTCTCGCTCGAGGCCGCCCAGCGCGGCAAGGCCTACTCGAAGAAGATCAACGAGAAGGCCGTCTCGCGCGGCAAGCTCACCGCCGAGAAGTCCGAGGAGCTGCTCGGCCGCATCCTCCCGACCGACAACCCGGCCGACGCCAAGGGCTGCGACCTGGTCATCGAGGCCGTCTTCGAGGACCCCGCGCTCAAGGCCAAGGTGTTCGCCGAGATCGCCGAGCACATCAACTCCGACGCGCTGCTGTGCAGCAACACGTCGACGCTGCCGATCACCGAGCTCGCCCAGGGCGTCGACCGGCCGGCCGACTTCATCGGGCTCCACTTCTTCTCGCCCGTCGACAAGATGCCGCTGGTCGAGATCATCGCCGGCAAGGAGACCAGCCAGACCGCGATCGCCCAGGCGATCGACATCGTCCAGCTGATCAAGAAGACCCCGATCGTCGTCAACGACAGCCGCGGCTTCTACACCTCGCGCGTCATCGGCGTGCAGATCAACGAGGGCCTCTCGATGCTCGGCGAGGGCGTCAACCCGGTCAGCCTCGACCGTGCCACCACCATGGCCGGCTACCCCGTCGGGCCGCTGCAGATCACCGACGAGCTCAACATGGAGCTGATGGTCAAGATCCGCAAGGCTTCGCAGGAGGCCGTCGAGCGCGAGGGCGGCACCTGGACGCCGAGCGGCGCCGAGGCCGTCATCGACAAGATGATCGAGCTCGGCCGCTCCAGCAAGCTCAAGGGCGCCGGCTTCTACGAGTACGACGACGCCGGCAAGCGCCAGGGGCTGTGGGCCGGCCTGGCCGAGCACTTCCCGGTCGCCGAGGAGCAGATCCCCTTCGCCGACATCGCCGACCGCCAGCTGGTCATCGAGGCGATCGAGACCGTGAAGTGCATGGACGAGGGCGTCCTGCGCTCGAGCGCCGAGGCCAACATCGGCTCGATCTTCGGCATCGGCTTCCCGCCCCCGACCGGCGGCGCGATCCAGTACATCAACGGCTTCGAGGGCCCTGCGGGTCGTGGACCGGCCGGGTTCGTCGCCCGGGCGCGCGAGCTCGCGGCGTCGTACGGCGAGCGCTTCGAGCCGCCCGCCAGCCTGGTGGCCGTCGCCGAGGCCGGGGGCACCTACCCCGCCTGA
- a CDS encoding phospholipase D-like domain-containing protein — translation MTRSSTLALALWMALTLGLGVLPAASASGAGIGTASPAQVAARPMAQPLAQPAALRLDKPRRRKWRAPRGPVFNDPHLKKGHFRIERKLIKTINHAPRRSTIRIAVYSFDRMPLANALVAAHKRGVKIQMLLNDHWNTPAMKKVRNAIGAKRGTKNFIYKCKSSCRGNANEYTNMHSKLYLFSRAGKSNDVIAVGSHNLTRNADIHQWNDLYFTHGDHKLFREFVDLFNDMRVDYNVRQPSRFFCGDPLAAACDDSVDKHTALIYPKISRPKDDVVLETLKKVQCKIPKAGGGFTRSRLVLSMHTMRGNRGNYLAEAIRKKYAQGCDVRVMYGLIGYHTKGVLGTPTPRGRIPLRSTGLDFNPDDDFDLNGDGDDDLILSFYSHQKYLVVRGMYNGVPDTHLTVTGTANWASLSPGNDEVRFTVRGPVVAKKYMRNFNYQWRNQRNSRNAYTTSYVNFPGSPRGTTRSTR, via the coding sequence GTGACGAGGTCATCGACCCTGGCACTGGCGCTGTGGATGGCGCTCACCCTCGGACTGGGCGTGCTGCCCGCGGCATCCGCGAGCGGCGCCGGCATCGGTACGGCGTCCCCCGCGCAGGTCGCCGCCCGGCCCATGGCCCAGCCCCTCGCCCAGCCCGCCGCCCTGCGGCTCGACAAGCCGCGCAGGCGGAAGTGGCGGGCCCCCAGGGGCCCGGTCTTCAACGACCCGCACCTCAAGAAGGGGCACTTCCGGATCGAGCGGAAGCTGATCAAGACGATCAACCACGCACCCAGGCGCTCCACGATCCGGATCGCGGTCTACTCCTTCGACCGGATGCCCCTCGCCAACGCCCTGGTGGCGGCCCACAAGCGCGGCGTCAAGATCCAGATGCTCCTCAACGACCACTGGAACACCCCGGCGATGAAGAAGGTCCGGAACGCGATCGGTGCCAAGCGCGGCACCAAGAACTTCATCTACAAGTGCAAGTCCAGCTGTCGCGGCAACGCCAACGAGTACACCAACATGCACTCCAAGCTCTACCTCTTCAGCCGGGCCGGCAAGTCCAATGACGTCATCGCCGTGGGCTCGCACAACCTCACGCGCAACGCCGACATCCACCAGTGGAACGACCTCTACTTCACCCACGGCGACCACAAGCTGTTCCGCGAGTTCGTGGACCTCTTCAACGACATGCGGGTCGACTACAACGTCCGCCAGCCGTCCCGTTTCTTCTGCGGCGACCCCCTCGCTGCCGCGTGCGACGACTCGGTCGACAAGCACACCGCGTTGATCTACCCCAAGATCTCCCGGCCCAAGGACGACGTGGTGCTCGAGACCCTCAAGAAGGTCCAGTGCAAGATCCCGAAGGCAGGCGGCGGCTTCACGCGCTCCCGTCTCGTCCTGTCCATGCACACGATGCGCGGCAACCGGGGCAACTACCTTGCTGAGGCGATCCGGAAGAAGTACGCCCAGGGATGCGACGTACGCGTCATGTACGGACTGATCGGCTACCACACCAAGGGAGTCCTCGGAACGCCCACGCCTCGCGGCAGGATCCCGCTGCGGTCCACCGGGCTCGACTTCAACCCCGACGACGACTTCGACCTCAACGGAGACGGTGACGACGACCTGATCCTGTCCTTCTACAGCCACCAGAAGTACCTCGTCGTGCGCGGCATGTACAACGGCGTCCCCGACACCCACCTGACCGTCACCGGCACGGCCAACTGGGCCAGCCTCAGCCCCGGCAACGACGAGGTCAGGTTCACCGTGCGCGGCCCCGTGGTGGCCAAGAAGTACATGCGGAACTTCAACTACCAGTGGAGGAACCAGCGCAACTCGCGCAACGCCTACACGACCAGCTACGTGAACTTCCCCGGTTCTCCCAGGGGCACGACGAGGTCGACTCGGTAG
- a CDS encoding carbon starvation CstA family protein has product MSTTSTHHPASPAPSGGPPRMTARSIAVWGAVAVVGAVCWSVLALSRGEEVSALWILFAALSSYAIAYRFYARFIAYRVLGVDDTRATPAERHDNGRDFDVTHRHVLFGHHFAAIAGAGPLVGPVLAAQMGYLPGTIWIIVGVILAGAVQDMVVLFFSMRRDGKSLGQMVREEIGVVGGIAALIAVFAIMIIILAVLALVVVNALAESPWGVFSIGLTIPIALFMGYYLRVLRPGRVSEVTAIGVGLLLLAIIGGGYVEQMGLEDALTLSKEQLTFALVLYGFVASILPVWMLLTPRDYLSTFMKIGVIVLLAVGLVLAAPVLQQEAVTDFAREGTGPVFAGKLFPFVFITIACGALSGFHALISSGTTPKMVAKESQVRMIGYGGMLMESFVAISALMAACVIDPGLYFAMNSPAGATGGDPATAAEFVNSLGFVITPDQLTGAAAAVEEQTLISRTGGAPTLALGMSQIFTEAFGGGLAAFWYHFAIMFEALFILTAVDAGTRVGRFMLQDTVGNLWPRYADLSWKPASWSASAVVVGLWGYMLYVGVTDPLGGINQLFPLFGIANQLLAAIALTLCVTLLIKHGKAKWAWVPGVGLVWDLVTTMTASYQKVFSDNPAIGYFTQRERYQDALDAGELLAPATSVDQMEQVVTNSTVNGTLQALFAILVLVVVANAFVIWIKALRAGGLPTTEVPWHESHLVQPSDFIATAEEKEAVREWEASRRGTEVGSSR; this is encoded by the coding sequence ATGTCAACGACGTCGACCCACCACCCCGCATCGCCGGCACCCTCGGGCGGTCCGCCGCGCATGACCGCGAGGTCGATCGCCGTCTGGGGCGCGGTCGCCGTCGTCGGCGCCGTCTGCTGGTCGGTCCTGGCGCTGTCCCGCGGGGAGGAGGTCTCGGCGCTGTGGATCCTCTTCGCGGCCCTGTCCTCCTACGCCATCGCCTACCGCTTCTACGCCCGCTTCATCGCCTACCGGGTGCTGGGCGTCGACGACACCCGCGCCACCCCGGCCGAGCGGCACGACAACGGCCGCGACTTCGACGTCACCCACCGGCACGTGCTCTTCGGCCACCACTTCGCCGCGATCGCCGGAGCGGGCCCACTGGTCGGTCCCGTGCTCGCGGCGCAGATGGGCTACCTGCCCGGCACGATCTGGATCATCGTCGGCGTCATCCTGGCCGGTGCCGTCCAGGACATGGTGGTGCTCTTCTTCTCGATGCGTCGTGACGGCAAGAGCCTGGGCCAGATGGTGCGCGAGGAGATCGGGGTGGTCGGCGGGATCGCCGCGCTGATCGCGGTCTTCGCGATCATGATCATCATCCTGGCCGTGCTCGCGCTGGTGGTCGTCAACGCGCTGGCCGAGTCCCCCTGGGGTGTCTTCTCGATCGGCCTGACCATCCCGATCGCTCTGTTCATGGGCTACTACCTGCGGGTGCTGCGGCCCGGCCGGGTCTCCGAGGTCACCGCCATCGGCGTCGGGCTGCTGCTGCTCGCGATCATCGGCGGCGGCTACGTCGAGCAGATGGGCCTCGAGGACGCCCTGACGCTGTCGAAGGAGCAGCTCACCTTCGCCCTGGTCCTCTACGGCTTCGTCGCCTCGATCCTGCCGGTCTGGATGCTGCTCACTCCTCGCGACTACCTCTCCACCTTCATGAAGATCGGCGTGATCGTGCTGCTGGCCGTCGGCCTCGTCCTCGCGGCGCCGGTTCTGCAGCAGGAGGCGGTGACCGACTTCGCGCGCGAGGGGACCGGCCCGGTGTTCGCCGGCAAGCTGTTCCCGTTCGTCTTCATCACGATCGCCTGCGGCGCGCTGTCCGGCTTCCACGCGCTCATCTCCTCGGGCACGACGCCGAAGATGGTCGCCAAGGAGAGCCAGGTCCGGATGATCGGGTACGGCGGCATGCTGATGGAGTCGTTCGTGGCGATCAGCGCCCTGATGGCCGCCTGCGTGATCGACCCGGGCCTCTACTTCGCGATGAACAGCCCGGCAGGCGCCACGGGCGGCGACCCCGCCACCGCGGCGGAGTTCGTCAACAGCCTCGGCTTCGTGATCACCCCGGACCAGCTGACCGGGGCGGCTGCCGCGGTCGAGGAGCAGACGCTGATCTCCCGCACCGGTGGCGCACCGACGCTCGCGCTCGGCATGTCCCAGATCTTCACCGAGGCGTTCGGCGGCGGACTGGCCGCGTTCTGGTACCACTTCGCGATCATGTTCGAGGCGCTCTTCATCCTCACCGCCGTCGACGCCGGCACGCGCGTCGGCCGCTTCATGCTGCAGGACACCGTCGGCAACCTGTGGCCGCGGTACGCCGACCTGTCCTGGAAGCCGGCCTCCTGGTCGGCGAGCGCCGTCGTGGTCGGGCTGTGGGGCTACATGCTGTACGTCGGCGTGACCGACCCGCTGGGTGGCATCAACCAGCTCTTCCCGCTCTTCGGCATCGCCAACCAGCTGCTCGCTGCGATCGCGCTGACCCTGTGCGTGACCCTGCTGATCAAGCACGGGAAGGCGAAGTGGGCGTGGGTGCCCGGCGTCGGCCTGGTGTGGGACCTCGTCACGACCATGACCGCCAGCTATCAGAAGGTGTTCTCCGACAACCCCGCCATCGGCTACTTCACCCAGCGCGAGCGCTACCAGGACGCCCTCGACGCGGGCGAGCTGCTCGCCCCGGCGACCAGCGTCGACCAGATGGAGCAGGTGGTCACCAACTCCACTGTCAACGGCACCCTGCAGGCCCTCTTCGCGATCCTCGTCCTCGTGGTGGTCGCCAACGCGTTCGTCATCTGGATCAAGGCGCTGCGCGCCGGCGGGCTGCCCACGACCGAGGTCCCGTGGCACGAGTCCCACCTCGTCCAGCCCTCCGACTTCATCGCCACGGCCGAGGAGAAGGAGGCCGTCCGCGAGTGGGAGGCGTCCCGACGTGGCACCGAGGTGGGGAGCAGCCGATGA